In the Clostridia bacterium genome, ATGCTCCTTTGCTTCCCGGCGTCGCTCCTCTTGCGATGGCTTAGCTCCTCAAACCCGTGCTTGCGGTACAGGCGCAACCATGACTTAATGGTGCACGGAGAGAAGAATCGCTTGCCCAGTCCTGGAACATCGAATTCGCTCGCGGCACCGCCCTCCGATACACCCGATTTTGAGAACAAGAAAAGCCCCGCTACGGGGCTGTTGGGATACGCTTACCACTGATCGTGACCTAGATGACCTTGGCGTCGACCACGACTGTGCCGCGGGCACCCTTAACGGTGAACCGCCCTAGCTAGGGAAAGGCGATGCCCTCCAGCACTGGCAGGAACTCGTTGTCATCGCCATTCGCCACTATCGGCGCTTCCGGCAAAGGCTTACCGTCGTTCTGGCTAACATCGAACACATAGACTATCTTGAAACCGACCACTCTGCGGGCCTTCTTCTCGTCCTCGTCGTCAGCGTCGGGAACTGCCTGCGTGCAAGGGGCGAATACTGAGATGCCCTTCTCGTCCTTTCGCACATGTCTCCCAAGCCTTGTATCCTGCCACGTGCGTGGCGTGAGGGCAGTGGATCCATATGGCCATGGTGTTGAGCAGCGAGTAGCGATGATGCCTCGACAGAAACTGCAGATACTGCGTCATCTCCTCGGAGGCCTTGGCGTCTTCCGTTCGGGCAGCTAGCTCCTTTATCTGGGATTCGATCTGGGCCATCTGGTCCATGAGCCCGCTGATCTTCATGGTCACGTCACTTCCTTTCGTTGTTTTCGTACATACCAATACGGGCCCTTAGCTGATGTCGCGAGCGCTCATCACCTGATATGGGGTGTTAGTGGGTTAACGTGAGGCAGATGAGACGCTCGAAATACCGTTTGTGCTGTCCGCAGTCAGGAGGGCGCTAGACGTAGCCAGGCCAGAGATACTCAACTCAACAGTGACCAGGGCAGCCACTTCACAAGCCCTCAGTACATAGCCCTCGTAAGTGGTGCTGAGGTCCAGATCAGCATGGACGGGAGAGGTCGAGCGTGGGACAATATCCTCATAGAGCGGTTTTAGCGGTCTCTCAAGTATGAAAAGGTGTATCTCAAGGAGTATTCAGTCCCGCGCGAGGCCAGACTTGACATTGGGGACTACATCGGGTTTTACAATGACCTCAGGCCTCATCAAGCGCTAGCATACAGGACTCCGGCTGAGGTGTATCTGCGGTAAAGCAGACGGACCACCCTCACCCCTCTCAAGCGCACGGGGCGTTGCTTAAGAAACCCACTAATGGTGTCTTGACGAAGGGGTCCACCATACGCCTCTTACGTTGAGCATACAACAATCACGCCAAGAGCACAAGGAAGCAATTTCCATTTGCAGGCCTGCCAATCGGCTGAAAAAACCTTCAACCCTGTGCCGTCAGGGTGCTGAATATGGGGTGCGGTAGTCGGCATCGATGATAATGACGCGATTATGCTGAGGAGGAGATTTCGGGCGGCTGTAGCAGCCTTTACAGTCTTGTCAATAATAGAAAAAGGCCCGCAATGTGAGCCTGGTATAGCTCTACATTGCGGGTCATATAATAGCCGTATTCGATTTACTGGCAAGATAGTCGGAAAATGAAGCAGCGCCAAGCTTGCGGCGCTTAGCGATCATGCGCGCCCAGATCGCGTTGCCTTCAACTTCGGTTATCAGACCACGTTGATATGCATCTACGAGGATATCGCCGGTGGTCAC is a window encoding:
- a CDS encoding helix-turn-helix domain-containing protein translates to MFSKSGVSEGGAASEFDVPGLGKRFFSPCTIKSWLRLYRKHGFEELSHRKRSDAGKQRSIPEPIKGLLRDAKIASPHRPIAAIYRDCLRERSRWSGSGSS